The DNA region ACGTTTGGTGCGGAAGTGTGAGTGTGATTGAGTTGTGCTGGACCCGGTTGGCGGAATCCGGAACAGGACACGACGGAACATGATGTCAATGGGTGGTTGGGCAGCGATTGTGCTGCGTCCGGAATGTCGTGTCTCACGGAGTACCGGTTGCGACTCTAcacaaattgattttatttttcttttcatcACGGATTTGAATAATGAACCCAAGATTTAGAATCAAGCAACTTACCGGAACTTTTGATGCTCGATGGTAGGATGGACTTGGCCAGGGCCGCCGTCGCCGAGTGGCCCGCGTGCAGAGTATTGTTGACCGAGTTGGAGTCCAGCTCCTTGATGGGCGCGAGCAGCAACGTTCCCACCACCGGCAGGTCACTGTTGCCGAGGGTCGATCCAGGACCAGCGGAGCCCGCCTTTGTCGACGCCGGATAAATGGACGGATTGTTGGCCAGCTGGTGGAGGTGATGGATTATGGTTAGGGCTATAAATTTAGTGGAGTTGAGTGTTGGCAGCTTACCTGAGTGGCCATCAGCGCCACGCCAGACGCAATGTTCGCTGTCCGCTCGAGCTGCGCCGAGTTGATCGTTACGCCGGCCAGCGGGTGGACCTTGCTGTCCTTGCTGACATCCGGCGTGGGAATGCGAGGCCGAGCCCTCGGTGGCACATTGGAATTCACGGAGCCGTTTAGGCTGAGTTTGGAACCTAATTGAAAAAAGAAGTTAGCTTgctttttttgacataaaacctTGACCAACTCACTTTGTTTCACGATTTGACGCGGATGTCGACCGGACTTCCGGTTCAGAAACTTGTCGTAAATGCTGACCTTCTGCATGGGTGGGCCGCCGCTGCCGGGACCGGTGATGGGCTGGGTCATGCCCGCCTCGGGACTAGAGTAGACCGAATTTTGCCGGTTGCGCGTGAACAGACCCCCGGAGGAATACGCCGTTGACGAGCTGCGCATCGAAATGCGGGTGATTTGCCGGCCGAACCAGCCCTTGCGGCGTTCGGCCATCGGCGTGTCGACGCTTTCCTGTTGATTAGAAGGGGGAAAATGGTCAGACGTTGAGCGAATCGAACAATCAAACATCAACTACTCACATAATCCGCGTACACCTCATCGTTCACGACCCGCTTTCCACCGCCAATGTTCGCGTACACCGCCTCGGACTCCTTCACGACGTAATGCTCCGCCGAACCCTTGGGCTCTTCCCTTCGGTAGTGCTCGCTTGCAACCGTGTACGGCAGGTCCTTCGGTACGACCTCCTCCCAGTACTGATCCTTGAGCAGCTCCGGATGTTCGTCGTGCATCTCGTCCACGATCATGTACGACGCCTTGATATGCCGATCGATCAGCCAGTTCAACTCAATATCGTCGTCGTCCTCCCCGAACGGATTAATCAACACTTCGGCAACCTTAAGCCAACCGACGTAGAACACGAACTGCAACGCCGTGAACAACGGGAAATAAACGTCCAACTCCATGTACGAGTTGGTCTTCTCGTCGTACGTCGGAATCATCTGGCTGCCCATGATGGCCGCCGTAAAGTAGGAATACAGCACCAGCGTCACCACCTGGGTGTACACCAACGGAACGCACACCGTATCGTACCCGATGAGGCCACCCAACCTCCTACGAATGTCCGACAGCTCCATCAGCAGTGTCTGCACGATGTGATCCGACGGAATGAGCTCCTCCTTCCGGGCCCGGTTGATAATGTTGGTCGCCCAAACCAGCGGCATCCAGTACTTGGACATCGGGCTCTTCGAGTCCATGATCTCGAAGATCTTGCGCTCGCTCTCCAACATCAGACC from Culex quinquefasciatus strain JHB chromosome 3, VPISU_Cqui_1.0_pri_paternal, whole genome shotgun sequence includes:
- the LOC6047930 gene encoding bestrophin-2, which encodes MTISYSAEVPNGSNFGCFWRILWKWRGSVYKAIWRELLAYLCVYYTLNLTYRYGLSEEGRRVFERIRNYCGQQRENVPLSFVLGFYVSLVVKRWWEQYRLLPWPDTLALFVSAAIQGHDETGRLMRRNIMRYMVLAYVITLQKISLRVKRRFPTWQHLVDAGLMLESERKIFEIMDSKSPMSKYWMPLVWATNIINRARKEELIPSDHIVQTLLMELSDIRRRLGGLIGYDTVCVPLVYTQVVTLVLYSYFTAAIMGSQMIPTYDEKTNSYMELDVYFPLFTALQFVFYVGWLKVAEVLINPFGEDDDDIELNWLIDRHIKASYMIVDEMHDEHPELLKDQYWEEVVPKDLPYTVASEHYRREEPKGSAEHYVVKESEAVYANIGGGKRVVNDEVYADYESVDTPMAERRKGWFGRQITRISMRSSSTAYSSGGLFTRNRQNSVYSSPEAGMTQPITGPGSGGPPMQKVSIYDKFLNRKSGRHPRQIVKQSSKLSLNGSVNSNVPPRARPRIPTPDVSKDSKVHPLAGVTINSAQLERTANIASGVALMATQLANNPSIYPASTKAGSAGPGSTLGNSDLPVVGTLLLAPIKELDSNSVNNTLHAGHSATAALAKSILPSSIKSSAFGKDGSPTPLELALANGSSLGKSGSGLGGNRVIVLPAATDNVDNGSSTGSGGALVPVSTTSDAIPLAITSIPLTFTVTPVTTTINTGSTGTFITELPCDGDEAVVSTAVTVNNEKQRNGGGGTAAPSETSSSAASTLSKRKPKHSEVYV